Proteins from a single region of Nakamurella deserti:
- a CDS encoding RNA polymerase sigma factor produces MTGVREGERAARFHAVAAVVVEPVRRYLHRRTDADTAEDVLSETLLVCWRRLDDIPDDVLPWTYVVARNCLANADRSDRRQARLIGRIRAVDPPATATPGPDSADDTLDRAFASLSADDAEVLRLWAWEDLAPAAIGTVLGITPNAASIRLHRAKQRLRAALGKSDHPDGHGQDTERSRG; encoded by the coding sequence GTGACGGGTGTGCGTGAGGGGGAGCGGGCGGCGCGGTTCCACGCCGTCGCGGCGGTCGTGGTCGAGCCGGTGCGGCGGTACCTGCACCGGCGTACCGACGCCGACACCGCCGAGGACGTGCTGAGCGAGACGCTGCTGGTCTGCTGGCGGCGCCTCGACGACATCCCGGACGACGTGCTGCCGTGGACCTACGTCGTCGCCCGCAACTGCCTGGCCAACGCCGACCGCTCCGACCGCCGCCAGGCGAGGCTGATCGGCCGCATCCGGGCGGTCGACCCGCCCGCGACGGCCACCCCCGGCCCGGACTCCGCCGACGACACCCTGGATCGGGCCTTCGCGTCACTGTCGGCGGACGACGCCGAGGTGCTGCGTCTGTGGGCCTGGGAGGACCTGGCGCCCGCCGCCATCGGCACCGTCCTCGGCATCACCCCCAACGCCGCGTCGATCCGCCTGCACCGGGCGAAACAACGGCTCAGGGCCGCGCTCGGAAAGAGTGACCACCCCGACGGACATGGACAGGACACAGAGAGGAGCCGGGGATGA
- a CDS encoding M14 family metallopeptidase, whose product MKRVSALLIAAVLTAGMVIGTPVAAQAPPPADTGGPSAYVGDLTAPQQALLWELGVDRREVRATAGARAGSTRVEVVLTDLQVETLRRAGLALEERPSSDTTGDRRSVQESVFRPYSGPGGLLEEYRSLAAAHPTLVKLVSIGTTVQGTDIIALKVTRDAGTTRDGRRPAVLYAAAQHAREWITPEMNRRLLRYYVDNYRTDRRIRSLLDSTELWFIPVANPDGYDFTFTEGNRLWRKNLRDNDGDGVITGSDGVDLNRNFPTKWGYDNEGSSSTPGSDTYRGPSAASEPETRAYDGLLSRVDFAFLINYHSAAELLLYGVGSQVATPTPDDLLYEAMVGDNQNPAVPGYDPDLSAELYTTNGETTEHAQAAYGTLAFTPEMSTCQTVSAIDPDDAFEPDACESGFNFPDSEPLIQAEFEKNLPFAVAVAESAGNPAYPVSVVGRTAPDFAVDTFEVSYGRPQTVAVVARRDLRDLHVRYRINGGKERRLSVAEWGGGERYGDTGDVYFAEYRAAITRAEPGDSVEVWFAGRRAGRHSDAAAPESRGHGHRGWVQSEHFTYTVVDVPDTEVLVIADEDYEGVNPTYPATVTAPKYAQEYVDALAAAGHRATVWDVTAQGVPHDLGVLAHFPAVVWYLGDNRLTQDPEDELTDIGGESYPDAAVAERQQYLTLAVRDHLNAGGKLAFSGETAAYYGPLAGDFGGLLYGLDGAPDQDCAIPADFSTDCLVLSDDFTQYYLGAFARTTSTGPTGAVGTAEPFTGGGVAFGGPATVANPLDEAGAFLPTSAVLPESEFPQFRSWVSGRYEGGEVAAPFEPLVGNWYAATPHADSSWTRLTRTVDLGAVTAAETPTLAFGLSFDTEPSYDNVIVEVHTVGSDDWTTLPEAGGRTTTDVPAECEVGFLLADHPFLGHYLTPGEEACTPTGTTGSWHAMTGNSGGWQQVAFDLSAYAGSQIEVSVAYVTDPGFGGLGVAVDDTRLLVGGAVAGAEGFEDGLGAWSVTGPPEGSPANGVAFGRSQSLFGAAVTTPDTVLFGFGVEQVADPAARAALLGATVEHLLGS is encoded by the coding sequence ATGAAGCGTGTGTCGGCGTTGTTGATCGCGGCGGTACTGACGGCGGGCATGGTGATCGGGACACCCGTCGCCGCGCAGGCGCCGCCGCCGGCTGACACGGGCGGACCCAGCGCCTACGTCGGTGACCTGACCGCTCCGCAGCAGGCGCTGCTGTGGGAGCTCGGGGTCGACCGTCGGGAGGTCCGGGCCACCGCCGGTGCCCGAGCGGGAAGCACCCGGGTCGAGGTGGTCCTCACCGATCTGCAGGTGGAGACACTGCGGCGCGCCGGGCTTGCTCTCGAGGAACGACCCTCCTCGGACACCACCGGCGACCGGCGGAGCGTGCAGGAATCGGTCTTCCGCCCCTACTCGGGTCCGGGAGGTCTGCTGGAGGAGTACCGCAGCCTCGCGGCCGCGCATCCCACCCTGGTCAAGCTGGTCAGCATCGGTACCACGGTCCAGGGGACCGACATCATCGCGCTCAAGGTCACCAGGGACGCGGGCACGACCAGGGACGGTCGCCGCCCGGCCGTGCTCTACGCAGCGGCCCAGCACGCCCGGGAGTGGATCACGCCGGAGATGAACCGGCGGCTGCTGCGGTACTACGTCGACAACTACCGGACCGACCGCCGCATCCGCAGCCTGCTGGATTCCACCGAGCTGTGGTTCATCCCGGTGGCCAACCCCGACGGCTACGACTTCACCTTCACCGAGGGCAACCGCCTCTGGCGCAAGAACCTCCGCGACAACGACGGTGACGGCGTCATCACGGGCTCCGACGGCGTCGACCTGAACCGGAACTTCCCGACCAAGTGGGGCTACGACAACGAGGGCTCGTCGTCCACTCCGGGCAGTGACACCTACCGCGGACCGTCCGCCGCGTCCGAGCCCGAGACCCGCGCCTACGACGGTCTGCTGAGCCGTGTCGACTTCGCCTTCCTGATCAACTACCACTCGGCGGCCGAGCTGCTGCTCTACGGGGTGGGTTCCCAGGTCGCCACGCCCACGCCCGACGACCTGCTGTACGAGGCGATGGTGGGGGACAACCAGAACCCCGCGGTGCCGGGGTACGACCCCGACCTGTCGGCCGAGCTGTACACCACCAACGGGGAGACCACCGAGCACGCCCAGGCGGCCTACGGGACGCTGGCGTTCACGCCGGAGATGTCGACCTGTCAGACCGTCAGTGCGATCGATCCCGACGACGCCTTCGAGCCGGACGCCTGCGAGAGCGGCTTCAACTTCCCCGATTCCGAGCCTCTCATCCAGGCCGAGTTCGAGAAGAACCTGCCGTTCGCGGTGGCCGTCGCGGAGTCCGCGGGCAACCCGGCGTACCCGGTGTCGGTGGTCGGGCGCACCGCACCCGATTTCGCGGTCGACACCTTCGAGGTGAGCTACGGCCGGCCGCAGACCGTCGCGGTGGTGGCCCGGCGGGATTTGCGGGACCTCCATGTGCGGTACCGGATCAACGGAGGCAAGGAGCGTCGGCTGTCGGTGGCGGAGTGGGGCGGCGGGGAACGGTACGGCGACACCGGCGACGTGTACTTCGCGGAGTACCGCGCGGCGATCACGCGGGCCGAGCCGGGCGACAGCGTCGAGGTCTGGTTCGCCGGCCGCCGGGCCGGACGTCACTCCGACGCGGCGGCGCCGGAATCCCGCGGTCACGGTCACCGCGGGTGGGTGCAGAGCGAGCACTTCACCTACACCGTCGTCGACGTCCCCGACACCGAGGTGCTGGTCATCGCCGACGAGGACTACGAGGGTGTGAACCCCACCTACCCCGCGACGGTGACCGCGCCGAAGTACGCGCAGGAGTACGTCGATGCGCTGGCCGCCGCCGGACACCGCGCGACCGTGTGGGACGTGACCGCCCAGGGGGTACCGCACGATCTCGGGGTCCTCGCGCACTTCCCGGCGGTGGTCTGGTACCTCGGCGACAACCGGCTGACCCAGGATCCGGAGGACGAGCTCACCGACATCGGCGGTGAGTCCTACCCGGACGCGGCGGTGGCGGAGCGTCAGCAGTACCTGACCCTCGCCGTGCGGGACCATCTCAACGCCGGCGGCAAGCTCGCCTTCAGTGGCGAGACCGCCGCCTACTACGGTCCTCTCGCGGGTGATTTCGGTGGTCTGCTCTACGGGCTCGACGGCGCCCCCGACCAGGACTGCGCCATCCCGGCCGACTTCTCGACCGACTGCCTGGTGCTGTCGGACGACTTCACGCAGTACTACCTCGGGGCCTTCGCGCGCACGACCTCCACCGGGCCGACGGGCGCGGTGGGGACGGCGGAGCCGTTCACCGGCGGCGGTGTGGCCTTCGGCGGGCCGGCCACCGTGGCGAACCCACTGGACGAAGCCGGCGCGTTCCTGCCGACCAGTGCCGTGTTGCCGGAGTCGGAGTTCCCCCAGTTCCGCAGTTGGGTGTCCGGTCGCTACGAGGGAGGGGAGGTGGCCGCGCCGTTCGAGCCGCTGGTGGGGAACTGGTACGCGGCGACCCCGCACGCGGACAGCTCGTGGACCCGGCTGACCCGGACCGTCGACCTCGGTGCGGTCACCGCGGCCGAGACACCGACGCTGGCGTTCGGACTGTCCTTCGACACCGAGCCCAGCTACGACAACGTCATCGTCGAGGTCCACACCGTCGGTTCCGACGACTGGACGACCCTGCCCGAGGCGGGTGGCCGGACGACGACCGACGTGCCCGCGGAATGCGAGGTCGGCTTCCTGCTGGCCGACCACCCGTTCCTCGGGCACTACCTGACACCGGGGGAGGAGGCCTGCACGCCGACCGGCACCACCGGTTCCTGGCATGCGATGACCGGGAATTCGGGCGGCTGGCAGCAGGTCGCCTTCGATCTGTCGGCGTACGCCGGCTCGCAGATCGAGGTGTCCGTCGCCTACGTCACCGACCCCGGATTCGGCGGGCTCGGCGTGGCCGTGGACGACACGCGGTTGCTGGTCGGCGGCGCCGTGGCCGGGGCGGAAGGCTTCGAGGACGGTCTCGGCGCGTGGAGTGTCACGGGACCGCCCGAAGGCAGTCCGGCGAACGGCGTGGCGTTCGGGCGGAGCCAGAGCCTGTTCGGAGCGGCCGTGACGACGCCGGACACGGTGCTGTTCGGATTCGGGGTCGAGCAGGTGGCGGACCCGGCCGCCCGGGCGGCACTGCTCGGTGCGACGGTCGAGCACCTGCTGGGGTCCTGA
- a CDS encoding CpaF family protein: protein MATAVAAAEHIQLEVRELIRRRGIDPVADPRSARDLINEVINHYEERVSTSSLPPMTHRGQVTREVFDAVAGFGPLQRFLDDEEVEEIWVNQPGQVFVARAGRSELTTTVLTAGELRDLVERMLKPSGRRLDLSSPFVDALLPDGSRLHAVIPDITRTHLSLNIRKFVVAAHSLDDLVGRRSLTGHAARFLEAAVASGLNIIVAGGTQAGKTTLLNALINSIPATERVITCEEVFELRPRLPDVVAMQTRQPNLEGTGEIRLRRLIKEALRMRPSRIIVGEVRQEESLDLLIALNSGLPGMCSVHANSAREAVVKLCTLPLLAGENVTAAFVVPTVAASVDLIVQVGLDHHGHRTVREIVALPGRVENGVVETADLFTARDGTLVRADGYPPHAERFARHGYDLAALLSGERAPGSR, encoded by the coding sequence ATGGCGACGGCAGTGGCGGCGGCGGAACACATCCAGCTTGAGGTGCGGGAGCTGATCCGGCGACGGGGCATCGATCCGGTCGCCGACCCGCGGTCGGCCCGCGACCTCATCAACGAGGTCATCAACCACTACGAGGAGCGGGTCAGCACCTCGTCGCTGCCACCGATGACCCACCGCGGCCAGGTCACCCGCGAGGTGTTCGACGCCGTCGCCGGATTCGGCCCGCTGCAGCGGTTCCTCGACGACGAGGAGGTCGAGGAGATCTGGGTCAACCAACCCGGGCAGGTCTTCGTCGCCCGCGCCGGACGGTCCGAACTCACCACCACGGTGCTCACCGCCGGCGAGCTGCGTGACCTCGTCGAACGGATGCTCAAACCGTCCGGCCGGCGCCTGGACCTCAGCTCACCGTTCGTCGACGCCCTGCTGCCCGACGGCAGTCGGCTGCACGCAGTCATCCCCGACATCACCCGCACGCACCTGTCGCTGAACATCCGGAAGTTCGTGGTCGCGGCGCACTCGCTCGACGACCTGGTCGGCCGGCGGTCGCTCACCGGGCACGCCGCCCGGTTCCTGGAGGCCGCGGTGGCCAGCGGGCTGAACATCATCGTGGCCGGCGGCACCCAGGCCGGGAAGACGACGCTGCTCAACGCGCTGATCAACTCGATCCCGGCGACGGAACGGGTGATCACCTGCGAGGAGGTGTTCGAGCTGCGGCCGCGGCTGCCCGACGTGGTGGCCATGCAGACCCGCCAGCCCAACCTGGAGGGCACCGGTGAGATCCGGTTGCGGCGGCTGATCAAGGAGGCGCTGCGGATGCGCCCGTCCCGCATCATCGTCGGGGAGGTCCGCCAGGAGGAGTCGCTGGACCTGCTGATCGCACTGAACTCCGGGCTGCCCGGCATGTGCTCGGTGCACGCGAACTCCGCCCGCGAGGCCGTCGTCAAGCTGTGCACGCTGCCGCTGCTGGCCGGCGAGAACGTCACCGCCGCGTTCGTCGTCCCCACCGTCGCGGCGTCCGTGGACCTCATCGTCCAGGTCGGCCTCGACCACCACGGCCACCGCACCGTCCGCGAGATCGTCGCCCTCCCCGGCCGGGTCGAGAACGGCGTCGTGGAGACCGCCGATCTCTTCACCGCCCGCGACGGCACTCTCGTCCGCGCCGACGGCTACCCGCCGCACGCCGAACGCTTCGCCCGGCACGGGTACGACCTCGCCGCGCTGCTCAGCGGCGAGCGGGCGCCAGGGTCGCGCTGA
- a CDS encoding inositol monophosphatase family protein, with protein sequence MSAADPRPVHADDLALALLLADAADAISMDRFQAADLRVDSKPDLTPVSDADTAVERALRAMITAERPDDVVVGEEYGGALSDTTGRRWVVDPIDGTKNYVRGVPVWATLIALLDDTGAIVVGVVSAPALARRWWATVGGGAFTAFREGTPRRCRVSAVADPADASLAISDLAEWEAHDRLEQLLGLSRATWRLRGYGDFYPYMLVAEGAVDIAAEPELNVWDMAALVPIVSEAGGTMTGIDGRTPATDAGNALATNGLLHAAVSAALAP encoded by the coding sequence ATGTCCGCCGCAGACCCCCGCCCCGTCCACGCCGACGATCTGGCCCTCGCGTTGCTGCTGGCCGACGCCGCCGACGCGATCAGCATGGACCGCTTCCAGGCCGCCGACCTGCGGGTCGACTCCAAGCCCGACCTGACGCCGGTGTCGGACGCCGACACCGCCGTCGAGCGGGCGTTACGGGCGATGATCACCGCCGAGCGGCCGGACGACGTCGTCGTGGGTGAGGAGTACGGCGGTGCGCTGTCCGACACCACCGGTCGCCGCTGGGTCGTCGACCCGATCGACGGGACGAAGAACTACGTCCGCGGTGTCCCCGTGTGGGCCACGCTGATCGCGCTGCTCGACGACACCGGCGCCATCGTCGTCGGAGTCGTCTCCGCCCCCGCGCTGGCCCGCCGCTGGTGGGCCACCGTCGGTGGCGGCGCCTTCACCGCCTTCCGGGAGGGCACGCCCCGCCGCTGCCGGGTGTCGGCGGTCGCGGACCCGGCCGACGCCAGCCTGGCGATCTCCGACCTCGCCGAATGGGAGGCGCACGACCGGCTCGAGCAACTGCTCGGGCTGTCGCGGGCGACCTGGCGGCTCCGCGGCTACGGCGACTTCTATCCGTACATGCTGGTCGCCGAAGGCGCCGTCGACATCGCCGCCGAGCCGGAACTCAACGTCTGGGACATGGCCGCGCTCGTCCCCATCGTCAGCGAAGCCGGCGGCACCATGACCGGCATCGACGGCCGCACGCCGGCCACCGACGCCGGCAACGCACTGGCCACCAACGGCCTGCTGCACGCCGCGGTGTCCGCGGCGCTCGCGCCCTGA
- a CDS encoding glycosyltransferase family 39 protein, protein MDDATPVRPPPARLPVFVAAGLVAVALTLASNGYGYHRDELYFRMLPPAWGYVDQPPLLPLVVRTLSGIVDEPWMIRIPATLAATLTVIAAAATARELGGGRTAQSLAAFGTASTSIVLVFGHTMLTASLDLLIWPVVCLCVLWAVVRDRPGWWLVAGLVTGLSMYNKLLIAMLLAGIAVGLLVGGPRRVLATRWPVLGILLALAVGAPNLIYQATHDWPQLQMGAALAAGNSGRVRSNIPVFLPLLLGPPLLPVLVAGMIAPYRSAALRAARWLPVALVVVLVATWVGGTQFYYPAPLMLVVFAVGCVPVSRWLAGRQGWRVGAVVAVAVNGAVAAVIALPVIPERFVGDTPLPGMNAVTGDSIGWPTYVDQIAAVWAALPVDERAAAVIVTANYGEAGAIARFGPHHGLPAAYSGHNALADGPPPPDTATTAVVVGRAEPTRLLFRTCTAADELDNGRGVDNEEQEQPVVVCRGPIGGWAAVWPAMRHRS, encoded by the coding sequence GTGGACGACGCCACCCCCGTCCGGCCGCCGCCCGCGCGGCTGCCCGTCTTCGTCGCCGCGGGACTGGTCGCGGTCGCGCTGACCCTCGCGAGCAACGGCTACGGCTACCACCGGGACGAGCTGTACTTCCGGATGCTGCCGCCGGCATGGGGCTACGTCGACCAGCCGCCGCTGCTGCCGCTGGTGGTGCGGACGCTCAGCGGGATCGTCGACGAGCCGTGGATGATCCGGATCCCGGCGACTCTCGCCGCGACCCTGACCGTCATCGCGGCGGCGGCGACCGCCCGCGAGCTCGGCGGCGGGCGCACCGCGCAGAGCCTGGCCGCGTTCGGCACCGCGTCGACGTCGATCGTGCTGGTCTTCGGGCACACCATGCTGACCGCGTCGCTGGACCTGCTCATCTGGCCGGTCGTGTGCCTGTGCGTGCTGTGGGCGGTGGTCCGCGACCGCCCGGGGTGGTGGCTGGTCGCCGGGCTGGTCACCGGCCTGAGCATGTACAACAAGCTGCTGATCGCGATGCTGCTGGCCGGCATCGCCGTCGGCCTGCTGGTCGGCGGTCCCCGCAGGGTGCTCGCCACCCGGTGGCCGGTGCTCGGCATCCTGCTGGCGCTGGCGGTCGGCGCCCCGAACCTGATCTACCAGGCCACCCACGACTGGCCGCAGCTGCAGATGGGGGCGGCGCTGGCCGCCGGGAACTCCGGGCGGGTGCGGTCGAACATCCCCGTGTTCCTGCCGTTGCTGCTCGGTCCACCGCTGCTGCCGGTGCTGGTCGCCGGGATGATCGCGCCGTACCGCTCGGCCGCGCTGCGGGCCGCCCGGTGGCTGCCGGTCGCTCTCGTCGTGGTGCTGGTCGCCACCTGGGTCGGCGGCACGCAGTTCTACTATCCGGCGCCGTTGATGCTGGTCGTGTTCGCGGTCGGCTGCGTTCCGGTGAGCCGGTGGCTCGCCGGCCGACAGGGGTGGCGGGTCGGCGCCGTCGTCGCGGTGGCGGTCAACGGGGCGGTGGCCGCCGTGATCGCGCTGCCCGTCATCCCGGAGCGGTTCGTCGGCGACACCCCGCTGCCCGGGATGAACGCCGTGACCGGCGATTCCATCGGCTGGCCCACCTACGTCGACCAGATCGCCGCCGTCTGGGCCGCGCTGCCGGTCGACGAGCGCGCGGCCGCGGTGATCGTCACCGCCAACTACGGCGAGGCGGGCGCGATCGCGCGCTTCGGTCCGCATCACGGACTCCCCGCCGCCTACAGCGGACACAACGCCCTGGCCGACGGCCCGCCCCCGCCCGACACCGCCACCACCGCCGTCGTGGTCGGCCGGGCGGAGCCGACCCGGTTGCTGTTCCGGACGTGTACCGCCGCCGACGAACTCGACAACGGGCGCGGCGTCGACAACGAGGAGCAGGAGCAGCCGGTGGTCGTCTGCCGGGGTCCGATCGGCGGCTGGGCCGCCGTCTGGCCGGCCATGCGGCACCGGAGCTGA